The genome window ACTACATCTGGCTACTACAAGTTTGAATGAGTGGACATGGCAAGATTTTTCTAATCTTGTAGACATAGATGGGATTCCCACCGTTTCTTCGCTTACTCACCTTTATATATCCTGCTTTCTTCAAGGCTTCTCCCATACGTTTGGCAAGAAGTGGCTGGTGGGTATAAATACCCAAATAGGTGAGTATCTCCGTAGTGGTCATTAACAAATAGTTTTCGTCCTCCATTGGCTTCTCAAAACAACGCAGCAAGAGTTCCATTTCCGCTGTCTGTACTTGAAAGTCCTCGCTCTCCCGATACAGTTCGGCTATCTCGTCATCGTCAAACCAATAGCGGAAGCCTGACCTTAACAGGGCTTTGGCTTCTGTATAGACTTTATCCATCGAAATAGCCTTTGCTCTTTCTATGTCAATGGAGAGTACCTCAAAAGGCAAAAAACGTCTGCTGCCTGTCGGGTCTGTAAGGAAGTCGTTGCCATTCACCGATGCCACGAAGCTCGCCAAGTGAGGATGTTCCTCCACATATTTGTCATAGGGCATGCGATATTTAACCATCGGACAGGTAATGAGGTTTTTTAGTTCGTTTTCGTCCCATTTGTTGAGGGCTTTGAGCTGGTCGTCAATGTTTACGATAAGGTTCTGCCCGATATAGGTAAGTGTGTCCTTCTCCTGCGGATATATCTTGCCCGTATAACTGTAACCGTGCAATGCCGGTGGACAGAGCAAGTCAAGGAAGGTCGTCTTGAACTTGCCCTGCTCGCCTGTCAGCACAAGACAGGTATGGTTACGGCACTCGCGGTCGTCCATTGCATTGTCAACCACTGCCACAAGCCATTTGGTGAGATACGGCAGCCACTTGTCAGAGTTGCGCACGGCAACACAGCTTGCCAAATCGGGAATAGCCTTCAATGAAAAGGAAGAAGGAACGATACTACCATTGCAACCACCACAGCTATTATCATCGCCTATATCTATCATCGGCAATCCCTTGAAATACTCCTGTATGGGATTGATGCGTGGAGAGAAACTGCTCTCAATGATAGAGTATAGATTATCGGAAGAAGTAACAATACCGACATCGTTGTCAAGTTCCCTGCGGAGCGTGTTGATTTCATAACGACCGACCTTTGAGAAG of Prevotella fusca JCM 17724 contains these proteins:
- a CDS encoding VapE domain-containing protein — its product is MEVTHSHPNFTLGNQFKGIMKREADAGNINDRRNHNRKSSSSKNAEIETYLSSYYEFRYNTVLGRTEYRDKNDAHFSKVGRYEINTLRRELDNDVGIVTSSDNLYSIIESSFSPRINPIQEYFKGLPMIDIGDDNSCGGCNGSIVPSSFSLKAIPDLASCVAVRNSDKWLPYLTKWLVAVVDNAMDDRECRNHTCLVLTGEQGKFKTTFLDLLCPPALHGYSYTGKIYPQEKDTLTYIGQNLIVNIDDQLKALNKWDENELKNLITCPMVKYRMPYDKYVEEHPHLASFVASVNGNDFLTDPTGSRRFLPFEVLSIDIERAKAISMDKVYTEAKALLRSGFRYWFDDDEIAELYRESEDFQVQTAEMELLLRCFEKPMEDENYLLMTTTEILTYLGIYTHQPLLAKRMGEALKKAGYIKVSKRRNGGNPIYVYKIRKILPCPLIQTCSSQM